From the Apteryx mantelli isolate bAptMan1 chromosome 29, bAptMan1.hap1, whole genome shotgun sequence genome, the window GTCCCAGACGTACTCTAGGTAACCGAGTCAGGGAAGGTCGGGGTAAAAGGAAAGAGGAAGTTTTAGGACGTGTCCTGACAGCACATCAAATAGATGCCGAGCTCAGGaagcaccaaaaaaaacccaaggcaaACCCActttgttgtttgttgttttttaaaggtcAGGCTTTTAAAGGCGATTAGGTTTCTGAATGATTATGTCGGTGTTTAGGTGCAAGTTTTCAGTATCGGCATTTTGAACTGTAGAGCAAGCAGTCAGCGTTGTCGGCTGCAAAAATCACGGCAGCGAACAGCGCGGGTGGGGGGGAATGGAACCGTATTTGCCGTTAAACTCTAGGTTTGCGCTTGCAACTTAGGAGGGTGgcggtttttttccattttcattttattattgttGCACGCGGAGTAGAAAATAATGGGTTAGTTCTGACGGTTGAACAATTACAGACAACTTAATTTGCTTTTAGTGATTGTTCTACCTGGCCTTGAACTTTATTTCTTTAGATGTTAAAGGAAAAAGCAGTCTCTGAGCAATGGGAGGCAAAAAGTCAAGCCAGAAAGTCTCAACTTAAAGAGGATCTGTCGTATTCGTGAGGACTCTCTGAGCGGAGGCATTGTCCAGCCTTTTTTTAAAGGCATCTAGAAGTGGAAGCAGTTATTTGCAAGTTGCGAAAAATGAGAAGCGAGCGCACAGGCTGCTGTTGAGCCCGGAGTCTCTTTTTGTACGTAGGGAGCGGTGTGCTTTGTTATATCGCTGATAGAAACGGTGCGAACTGCTGTAGGGCTGGCGATAGCTTTTTTTCAGGTCTCTGCTCTCGAGTAGCCTTTCAAAAAGAAAGGTCAGGAACTAGAAATGGATTTGTCTTGTATCGAAATGAAAAAATGGGAAGACCTTTTCTGCGGGgcttttttttgatttttcttcataAATTGCGTGCTGTTTTACCGCCACGGTGAAGAGAGGTTTCATGCTGTGCAAACAGCGAGCAATCACAAGTCGAAAAACGCGATGAAAGCTCACGGAGCGAGTAAAATTCCTAGACTGTCAAAACGTCTCTAAGCGTTCGGCCACGTGACATTGCACGGAAGGGGAACGCTTGTTTGCGCAGAGAGCTTTGCGGCGCGTGCACCCCCCCGTGACGCCCTTCCTCGGGGGCTTTGTCGGCCGAATGAAAGGAAAGTAGCGCTACGGCCCGCTCCGCTTTTGCGTTTTGAGTAAACTCGATGCGTTTTCTTTCTAGCGGTGGATTTCTTCAACCAAATCAACATGTTGTATGGGACCATTACGGAATTTTGCACAGAAGCGAGCTGTCCGGTGATGTCTGCTGGACCAAGGTAAGAAGTTTGTCGCGGTCTACAGCCGCAGTATACGTGGGGGGATGTAGGCATGTGTAGAGCGAAGTTAAAAAGAACAGGATGCGTCTGGCCACGTGCGAAGCGTGGAGTACGTTAGGGAGAACGTGCAGTGTCGGTAGCCGTCGGCCGGTCTCGCGTGTTAAACGCGTGGGGATTTTTTCCCTGCTGATCGGTGAACACGTAGGCCTGAATCTCGTCGGGAACTTGAAAAGATTGGTTTAAGATGGTTTGTTTTAAGGAAAAGGATAGGTCAGACCTGATCGGAAGCGTCAGCTATTGCTCCTGAGTGTTACCGTAGCCTCTTAATCTGCCGTCTTACGGAACGAATGCTCTGAGAGACCGTAGCGCGCTTTTTAAAGTACGAACGGTTCTAATCGCCGCTGCTGCCGGTACAGAGGGGAACACAAGATGACGCTGGACAGGCAAATAGTGGGGTCGGATTACCGTATGGCATGCGTAAGGAACGGGTAGCGGAGAAGAGGGCAGCTGGATGCTTGTGCCATCGGGGAGAGCTGAAGCGGGAAAGGAAACCTCGTGGTGATTTGAAGGAATGGTCTGTACGGTAGAGAAGTGCTTTGTGAGTGTTTTTTGGGTCTAAACTTTGCATCGTATCGAGCTGGGTATCATTTGCCCCGTAGGACCAGCCCAAAACGATTTTAGGCTGGCATGGGCTGTGCGTCGGCACGAAGCCCGTGCCGTCCTGTAGCGGTTTAGGGGCTCTCGTCTCTCGAGTCACGTCGGTGACGCTTGTCACGGGGCCGAGAAGCAGAGGCGCTGGTTTTCAGGGTGCGAGTTTAGATACCCGGTGCGGTGTCCAGGCAATTGCTTTACAGGAGAAGGTCGGGGCGCattgaaatgagaaaaagaacagGGGTTATGCCTTTGGGGTGCCTGGTTGTTTGTCAGAGTTGTTTTCGGAGGCTGTTTTTACGAATATGCACAAGGAGAGaaagcatatgacggctctgagCTAACTTGAGCAAATGGGTGTAGAGTTTCTCCCAAATTTAGCATCGCACGTACGGTGCCAAGCGTTTCCTTGCGGGTAGAAAGTCATTTGTCTACAAACTCTTTTGTCCCTTGAGTTTTGATGCCGTTATCTTGTCGAGTTGAACAGTGTGCTACAGCGGTGTGTCTTGTTAGCGTGGTTGGCGGAGGCTATTTGTCATTTGGGACAGTAATTTGGAGGCTGGCTAATAAAATCATATTTGTAGGGTGCCATGTAAAATCCTGCCCCACTTCTTGAACCGGCAGTAACTAGACCGCGAGGTTCCTGTTTCTATATTTGGGGCCGTTTCCTGTAAAGATTTCCTGTTTAAAGCACACTATTTGTTTTCGCTCGTCGTTGGCCAAGACGCGAGGCAACCGGAACGCGTcggccccctccaccccccccgcCGTTGTAGGGTTTCGCAGAAGATCTCTGATAGTTACTGCTTTAGCGTTATAGTAAACATCTGCCCTGCTTCTGTGGAAGTGTCTGATGGAGGAGCACGTGTGTGCGTCAGTTTGAAACGGCGGCTTCAAATGCCTTTCGCTAATGGGCGGCCTCGGGGACGGTTGCTTTGGAAAGTCGGTCAGCTCGTGCGCGCGGGCAGTTGCCGCAGAGGCACGTGATGTACGAGTCGCGCAGGAGATGCGCAAAATTCCCGGACGGTGTCTGAAAGCCATATGCGGAGCGACTTAGATGGTGCGGAGATGGCCCTGGCGTTCCCCCTTCGACCAGGTTTTCTCTCCTCCTAAGGGCGTTTTGATGTCAAAGTTGGTTGCCGCAAAGCGGAGCGAAGCTTTCGAGGGCTGAACCCCAGCACACGCAGCCAGTCACCGTGTGGCTGTTGCTGTAGTAATTAGAAAGGAGCTGTTAACTGTGACTTTCTTGTTGCGCCTGAGAAGCAGTTAACTCGAACGTGAAAGCGAAGAGCTGCTAATGCCGTTAATGCTGCTCTCTTCTCATCTCAGGAATACTCTGTTTGCGGCGTCATTCCTGCCCGAGGTGAGAAGGAAGGAGCGGGGCCGGAAAAACGCGCGTCTCGGAGCAAAGAATgtattttccttccctctccccgcaGGTACGAGTACCACTGGGCAGACGGCACCAACATAAAGAAGCCAATTAAGTGCTCGGCTCCGAAGTACATTGATTACTTGATGACATGGGTTCAGGACCAGCTGGATGACGAAACTCTCTTTCCTTCAAAGATAGGTAATTGCGGGCGCGTAATGAAAGGCCCCTTCTGGCCGGGGCCGCTCGCTTCCGCGTCACCTACGGATCCAGATCCGGAACGCTTACCCTGTGTGTTTGGTGTGTTTCAGGTGTCCCTTTTCCCAAGAACTTCATGTCGGTGGCCAAGACTATCCTGAAGCGGCTCTTCCGCGTGTACGCCCACATTTACCACCAGCACTTTGATTCTGTCATGCGGCTGCAGGAGGAGGCGCATCTCAACACCTCCTTCAAGCACTTCATCTTCTTCGTGCAGGTGAGTCGCGGAACGCGGCCGGTCGCCTGCCTCCGCTCGgtacttgtatttcttttttcagggATTCAGGTTTTAAGAGCCTCCTTGCTCTTTGAGAAGCCCAGACTGCAGTTAAGATGCTTTTTTGTGATGGAAGACGGACCCAGCTCCCCCCCACGGGACCTGCACAGTCGGGCTATTCTTTTTGTAGGCTGCACAACTGAGTTGGCTGCGACTGCTTGAATTTTCCTCTTTGGTTATGGTTGATGGCCTGTAGGAAAGGAACCAAAGCCAAAAAGCTTAGCGGTGAACACTGAAGAGTACGGTGCTTCTCGGCGATGCTCTAAAGAAGTTTGCTTTGCTGAAACGCTTGGCTTTGCCCCAAAAGAAATGAGCAAGGTGGTTTCCGCTGCTGCAGTAACATCTGGTGCTTCTCAGAGGAATCGGAGCGTCCCCAACAGGCGCGCGTTTATGCGGACGTTCCCTGGTGAAACGTGCGTTTGGCCGGGCTTGAAGTCGCATGTTTTCCAGCAGCTCTTTACAAGgtacctttgttttgttttgttttttcccctgccagGAATTCAACTTGATCGACAGGCGGGAGTTGGCTCCTCTGCAGGAACTGATTGAAAAGCTGGGCTCGAAAGACAGATAAACTTTCCCGGGCGATGCGTTTGGTCGCAGCCGCTCCTTTTCGCTTCGTACGCCAGCCACTTTTCCGCTTCGCCTTCAGCGATGTGAACGGCGAGAAGCCGGACGGCGCTCCGCTGAGCCTAGCTCGCGTCTCGGAGGCCGTTGGCGAAATGTCGCTAACAATCTGCAGCCTGGATGAGGGCAGCGCTCCCCACGGCTCTGTAACTTGCTGGGGTGACTCTAGCACTATTTAGTCCATTTTCTAAGCTAAGGTTAATGCAGTCTGGTCTAGAAAAGGGACTGAATGTGTGAGTTTGCAGCTCGTTCTTCCCCAGCCAAGTCCTGAAATACATGCTGCGATCACATGCAACAGGCTGCTGTCTTGAGGAACAGCAATTGGCTGCAGTTTTCCTCTGGACCTCAGCACAGGGTAGCGCCTAAAGAGCGGAGCCAAGTCCAGCGTGGGAAGAGCTGGCGGCAGACAGAGCTtgatttttgaaatgctttttggATTATAGCAGCACTTTGGATATATGAGCCTTAAAGCCCCTTCCTGGCAGTGGCAGCTTGGAGGGAGCGGGAAAGAAGTGCCTCAAGCTAGGGTAATGCTCCCTGTCTAGCAAGATGGGGCCTCCAGCAGTAGCAGCTTTTCTAGATGTAAACTAAACTatatttttggggaggggggcagggtacaacaccccccccccctttgaaaaGGGCAATAAAGTTTCTCCTTCCTGCTTCTTTGGTAtgctttatttccccccccccacccttgctTGAAGCTGTGCTCCCTGGCCCCCCCGGCTCAAAAAACGCCCCAAAAGCAAACGCAGCACTTGGGGAAATTTTTCAGAAGTAGGAGTCCCCTGCAGCAGCCAGCACCATGCATGGacacacaccaagcacagacTGACCCTAGGCCACAGCAGCATCTTTATTGAGGTCACACCACCCCAGTTGCACAAGCACTTTGGAGGAAGCTCTTCCTTGCCGCACCCCCCCCATCCAGCTGAGCCCTCCGCCAGCCTCAAGGCTTGGGAGTGGAGGTGAAGATCCGCAGTCCGTGCATGCCCTTGATCTCCTCGCTCAGCGCCTGCGAGCAAGACAGAAAAGCACCAGGTTAGAGAGCCCAAGGGTAGACCTGGCCTCCCAGCCAAGAAAAGCACCAGGTTAGAGCACCCCAATGGGTAGACCAGGCCTCCCAGCTAAGAAACTGCTTTCAAGGAAGCAAAGTCCCACAGACACCACTCATCCACACCCACTAAAAGTCCACAACCACTTTTTCTAAAGCATTCTCTAATTTTGAGAAAAAGGACTAGCCCACAAGCAAGCAGAAGGCACCACGCTAAGTGTGACAACACTGAAGGCACTGTACCTGACCACCAAGCCAAGCACCAAGTGAAACAAGtgtttgtgcatgcacacacagcctCCAGTGCAAAGCTGCCACCCCCCCGGTTTCCCCCCACCTGGTTAACCATTTGGTGCTGCTGCACTGTCCGCTTCTCTTTAAAGTCCTCTGATTCTATATGGATTTCATACATGGCCCCACAGCCacctgggaaggaaaaaagagccaTTCAGTGCATGGTCAAACCAAACGCAACACCCCCTCCCGTGCAGAGCCACCCTGTTTCTTTGGGgagtgctgcagctgctgcacacaCTAAGCACCACGTTTATCTTGGCATTAACTGCACCCCCTTTTCCCAGGACGGGGGGTAACAGTGCAACCAGTGGGAAGCTAAGTTGCAAAAGACAACTCCTCCCTCACAAAGTGCATGGCCTGGTTgcaggggggagagaaggagacggggaaagcaaagaggagaagggaaaaagcaaacagagaaggaggagaaggggtaaagcagagagagaaggggagaaggaaaagcaaagagggagagggaaagagagaagaaggggaaaagcaaagaggagggaggaggagaagggaagcaaagagagaggaggagaagaaagcaagagggagaagaaagcaagagggagaagaaagcaagagggagaagaaagcaagagggaaggaagaaggggagaggggagaggaaggaaagggggagagggggaagaaggaaagggggagagggggaagaaggaaagggggagggggaagaaggaaagggggagagggggaagaaggaaagggggagagggggaagaaggaaagggggagagggggaagaaggaaagggggagagggggaagaaggaaagggggagagggggaagaaggaaagggggagaggggaagaaggaaagggggagagggggaagaaggaaagggggagagggggaagaaggaaaggggggagagggggaagaaggaaagggggagaggggaagaagaaagggggagaggggaagaaggaaaggggagaggggaagaaggaaagggggagaggggaagaaggaaagggggagaggggaagaaggaagggggagagggggaagaagaagggggagaggggaagaggaaaggggagagggggaagaaggaaagggggagaggggaagaaggaaaggggagagggggaagaaggaaagggggagagggggaagaaggaaagggggagagggggaagaaggaaagggggagagggggaagaaggaaaggggagaggggaagaagaaagggggaggagggaagaaggaaagggggagaggggaagaaaggaaagggggagagggggaagaggaaagggggagaggggaagaaggaaagggggagaggggaagaaggaaaggggagaggggaagaaggaaaggggagaggggaagaggaaagggggagaggggaagaaggaaagggggagaggggaagaggaaaggggagaggggaagaaggaaagggggaaggggaagaaggaagggggagaggggaagaaggaaagggggagagggaagaaggaaagggggagaggggaagaaggaaagggggagagggaagaaggaaagggggagagagagggaagaagaagggaaagaggagagagaggaagaagaaggggaAANNNNNNNNNNNNNNNNNNNNNNNNNNNNNNNNNNNNNNNNNNNNNNNNNNNNNNNNNNNNNNNNNNNNNNNNNNNNNNNNNNNNNNNNNNNNNNNNNNNNNNNNNNNNNNNNNNNNNNNNNNNNNNNNNNNNNNNNNNNNNNNNNNNNNNNNNNNNNNNNNNNNNNNNNNNNNNNNNNNNNNNNNNNNNNNNNNNNNNNNTAAATTTACCGAAACActggaagggggggagggaggggagggaaaaagagcgtaagaaaaacaccaacaaaagagggaaaattatacaaaataaaattttatcggCATAAATTTACTGTACTAGTAGTATCTACAGTTTAATACACATTAATCCTATTGCCTTGAGACATTGTAAGATCTACCGCCCGTCACTCAACCCCCGGATAAAACTTCATTTCAAGTAACCACAGTCACAAGTCGACGagaatcaaggaaaaaaaaaccaaaaaaaggaaaaaaaaaaaggaaaaaaagaaaagaaaggaaaagagttaAATCTTCAAGTGTGAGTCACAAGGTTGCCTCCATTGGAGGCCTTGTCACCGAATAGGAAGCCCGAGGGACAAGGAACCGAAGCcaccgcggcccccgcgcgcccggGGCCCGCGCCGACCTCTTCTCCGCAGCTCTTGCAAaacgaaggggaaaaaaagggggggggaaaaggggaaaaagcaaaaaaaaaaaaagggaaaaaagggaaaaaaagggaaaaaagcaaaaaaagcaaaaaaagcaagaaaaagcaaaaaaagcaaaaacgagcaaaaaaagccaaaaaatgcaagaaaaagcaaaaaaagcaaaaaaagcaaaagagcaaaaaaaaaaaagccctaaaacaCCCCCAAATCCTACACGCTCGCCCCAACCCGGGGCAGCCGGAGGAGGCGCCGCGGTGCCCGGGCGCGCCGTGCCCAGCCGCCGTAACGCTGGGGGCGAAAAGAggggcgacccccccccccaaaaaagatccGCCcgccccgaccccccccagccccggggcctgAACCCCCCCAAAAGATCCCTGAGggcagagcgggggggggggggggccgcgctgcTGCCCTTGGCCGGCTTCGGCGCCGCGATGCTCTGCTTTTATCCGATGGGATTCGgggtgggatttttctttttttgttattttgaggtatttgctttttttgctggcgccgccgccgccgctgcgcggggcTCTGGCGCGCCGATAGCTTCCGATCGCGGGGACCCCGAAGGGAAAGTAGCACCGATAAATCCacggaaagggaggaaaaagaaggaattaaaaaaaaaaaagaagggcgaAAGGTGGACCCGAGCCCTGcggctgggggggggcgcggggcacCCGTGGGGTGGCGTGGTGGGCGCCGCGGTGGGCACCGGGCCTGCGCACTGTGCCCGTGCACCGTGCACGCACACCATGCACGCACAGTGCCCGAGCACCGTGCACGAGCACTGCACGCATGCACCATGCATGCACACCGTGCATGCACATTGCCGGTGCACCGTGCACGAGCACTGCATGCATGCACCATGCATGCACACCATGCATGCACAGTGCCGGTGCACCGTGCACGAGCACTGTGTGCATGCACCGTGCACACACGCCATGCACGAGCACTGTGCACATGCACCGTGCACGCACGCTGCCTGGGCACCGTGCATGAGCACTGGGCACATGCACCGTGCATGCACACCATGCATGCACAGTGCCCAGGCACCGTGCATGAGCCCTGTGTGCATGCATTGTGCATGCACGCTATGCATGCACGGTGCCCGGGCACCGTGCACGAGCACTGCACGCATGCATCACGCACACACACTGTGCACACACACCGTGCCAGTATACCTTGCCTGTGCACCGTGCACACCCACCGCACACGCACACCCTGTAACACACCGTGCCCGTGCACCGTGCATGGACCCTGTGCATCGTGCACGCACACCATGCCACGCACCGTGCCCGTGCACGGTGCACAGGGCACCGTGCACGCACACCATGTCACACGCTGTGCCCCTGCACCGTGCACACGCACCAGGCACGCACACCGAGCTACACGCCGTGCGCGTGCACAGCGCAGGGACACTGTGCCACGCTCTGTGCCCATGCACCATGCACGCGCCCCGTGCCGCACGCCGTGCCCGGCTCCCGTGCAGCGTGCCCGTGCCCTGGGCCACACACACACCATGACACACACCGTGCCCATGCACCGTGTACACGCACCATGCCTGCGCACCGTGCACGCACACCGTGCCACCGCACCACGTCCATGCACCATGCCTGCACACCGTGCCAGGCACCGGGCCTCTGCACCGCGCCTGCACACTGTGCCTGCGCGGTGTGCCCACGCACCGTGTGTATTCACCGTGCCGCACACGGTGCCCTTGCACCACGCCGGCACGCTGTGTGCACTATGCTTATGCACTGTGTGTGTGCACGGTGCGTGGCACAAAGTGCCACACACCATGCCGCACACCGCGCACGCACACCGTGCCCGTGCACCCTGCCTATGCACGGTGTGCGTGCACCACGTGGCACACCGCGCCTGTGCACCCTGCCTATGCACGGTGTGCATGCACCACGTGGCACACCGCGCACGCACACCGTGCCCATATACCATGCCTATGCATGGTGTGCATGCACCACGTCGTACACTGTGCACGCACACCGTGCCCATATACCATGCCTATGTACGGTGTGCATGCACCACGTCGTACACTGTGCATGCACACCGTGCCCATATACTGTGCCTACGCACAGTGTGCATGCACCACGTCGCACACCGTGCCCGTATACAGTGCCTATGCACGGTGTGCATGCACCATGCCGCACACCGTGCACACACATCGTGCCCACGCACAGTGTGCATGCACACGTCGCACACCGTGCACACGCACTGTGCCGCACACCGCGCACGCACATCGTGCCCACGCACAGTGTGCATGCACCACGTCGCACACCGTGCACACGCACTGTGCCGCACACCGCGCACAGCACACCGCGCACGCACACCCTGCCGGCGGCAAACAAACGGGGAAAAGCCGCTGCGGGCGGCTGGCGGCGACCCGAGCGCTTCGGCGCAGCACCAATTCCCGTTTGCATAAGAACGACGAGCTCCCTGCACCCGTCCCGGCGGGGCTGCACCAGCCGGCgcaaggggggggggacaccacCACCCCCGCCGGCGTCCCCTCGGCCCGGGACGGAAGAGCTGCCGCTATGGCAAAGCAAACGCCGTTTTCTCTTGGTT encodes:
- the MOB1A gene encoding MOB kinase activator 1A, with translation MSFLFGSRSSKTFKPKKNIPEGSHQYELLKHAEATLGSGNLRQAVMLPEGEDLNEWIAVNTVDFFNQINMLYGTITEFCTEASCPVMSAGPRYEYHWADGTNIKKPIKCSAPKYIDYLMTWVQDQLDDETLFPSKIGVPFPKNFMSVAKTILKRLFRVYAHIYHQHFDSVMRLQEEAHLNTSFKHFIFFVQEFNLIDRRELAPLQELIEKLGSKDR